Proteins encoded together in one Papaver somniferum cultivar HN1 unplaced genomic scaffold, ASM357369v1 unplaced-scaffold_117, whole genome shotgun sequence window:
- the LOC113329856 gene encoding extensin-2-like → MARLLACLVHAFTFFVLINVVLAEYEPYTPNYKETPYKKPVVEVIADLNLPKVYPSPPLPAYVAPIVYPSPSPSPPAYVAPVIYSSPSPPPPAYVAPVVYPSSSPPPPAYVAPIVYPSPPPPAYIAPVVYPSPSPPPPSYVAPVVYPSQSPPPPAYVAPYEAPKYTPKYVYVSPPPPAYVAPKYEEPKYTPKYVYASPPPPAYIVPKYEAPKYTPKYVYASPPLPSYVSPKYEAPKYTPKYVYASPPPPAYVAPKYEAPKYTPKYVYASPPPPAYVSPKYEEPKYTPKYVYASPPPPAYVAPKYDAPKYTPKYVYASPPPPAYVVPEYEAPKYTPKYVYASHHHQLTSPPTYVAPKYEAPKYTPKYVYASPPPPVYVAPKYEAPKYTPKYVYASPPPPAYVAPKYEARKYTPKYVYASPPPPAYVSPKYEALKYTPKYVYASPPPPAYVTPKYVYASPPPPAYVAPKYETPKYTPKSPAYVAPYY, encoded by the exons ATGGCGAGGCTCTTAGCTTGTCTGGTTCATGCTTTTACCTTTTTCGTTCTAATCAATGTGGTGCTAGCTGAGTACGAACCATATACACCCAACTACAAAGAAACTCCCTACAAGAAACCAGTCGTGGAGGTTATTGCCGACTTAAATCTTCCAAAAGTTTACCCATCACCACCACTACCTGCTTACGTGGCTCCTATTGTTTATCCATCTCCATCACCATCTCCTCCGGCTTACGTTGCTCCCGTAATTTactcatctccatcaccaccaccaccagcctaCGTCGCTCCCGTAGTTTACCCATCGTCGTCACCGCCACCACCAGCTTACGTCGCTCCCATAGTgtacccatcaccaccaccacctgcttACATCGCTCCCGTAGTGtacccatctccatcaccaccacctccatcttATGTCGCTCCTGTAGTGTACCCATCgcagtcaccaccaccacctgcttACGTCGCTCCC tacgaagcaccaaagtacACTCCCAAATACGTCTACGTATCCCCGCCACCACCAGCTTACGTCGCACCCAAGTACGAAGAACCAAAGTACACTCCTAAGTACGTCtacgcatctccaccaccaccagcctACATCGtccccaagtacgaagcacccaAGTACACTCCTAAGTACGTGTATGCGTCTCCACCACTACCATCCTACGTCtcccccaagtacgaagcaccaaagtacACTCCTAAGTACGTTTACgcgtctccaccaccaccagcctACGTCGCCCCCAAATACGAAGCGCCAAAGTACACTCCTAAGTACGTGTACgcgtctccaccaccaccagcctACGTCTCCCCCAAGTACGAAGAACCAAAGTACACTCCTAAGTACGTGTACGCGTCTCCACCACCACCCGCCTACGTCGCCCCCAAGTACGATGCACCAAAGTACACTCCCAAATACGTCTACGCGtccccaccaccaccagcttacgTCGTCCCCGAGTATGAAGCACCCAAGTACACTCCCAAGTACGTCTACGCATCCCATCACCATCAGCTTACGTCgcccccaa CTTACGTCgcccccaagtacgaagcaccaaagtacACTCCCAAATACGTCTACGCATCCCCACCACCACCAGTCTACGTCgcccccaagtacgaagcaccaaagtacACTCCCAAGTACGTCTACGCatccccaccaccaccagcttacgtcgcccccaagtacgaagcacgAAAGTACACTCCCAAGTACGTCTACGCatccccaccaccaccagcttacgTCTCCCCTAAGTACGAAGCACTAAAATATACTCCCAAATACGTGtacgcatctccaccaccacctgctTACGTCACTCCCAAATACGTCTATGCATCTCCACCACCCCCAGCTTACGTCGCACCCAAGTACGAAACACCAAAGTATACTCCTAAATCGCCAGCTTACGTCGCTCCTTATTACTAA